The nucleotide sequence GTCGTACGGGCTCGGGGCCGTGGGACGACCCCCGGGCGTTCAGCCCTCGTTCTGCTCCGTCGCCTCGGCCGCGTCGGCGGCCTCGGTGGCGGGTGCCTCGGCGGCCTCGGCGGCGGGTGCCTCGACGGCGGGTGCCTCGGCCTCGACCTTCTGCCGCAGCGCCTCGAGGACGCGAGCGGTCTGCGCCAGCGGGGCGTTGAACAGCGACACCGCGTTCTGCAGCGACGCCTTCATCGCACCGGCCAGCTTGGCCAGCAGGACCTCGCGCGACTCGAGGTCGGCGAGCTTGGTGATCTCCTCGCTGGAGAGCGGCTCGCCGTCGAGCAGGCCACCCTTCACGACGAGGACGGGGTTCGCCTTGGCGAAGTCACGCAGACCCTTGGCGGCCTCGACCGGGTCGCCCTTGACGAAGGCGATGGCCGACGGGCCGGACAGGTAGT is from Jiangella alkaliphila and encodes:
- the rplJ gene encoding 50S ribosomal protein L10 — protein: MARPDKAAAVAELADEFRASNAVVLTEYRGLTVKQLTELRRSLGGNASYAVVKNTLTKIAAREAGISGLDDYLSGPSAIAFVKGDPVEAAKGLRDFAKANPVLVVKGGLLDGEPLSSEEITKLADLESREVLLAKLAGAMKASLQNAVSLFNAPLAQTARVLEALRQKVEAEAPAVEAPAAEAAEAPATEAADAAEATEQNEG